A part of Rhodamnia argentea isolate NSW1041297 chromosome 8, ASM2092103v1, whole genome shotgun sequence genomic DNA contains:
- the LOC115745344 gene encoding uncharacterized protein LOC115745344 isoform X1: protein MVVVQASKLTIPNLSLSPSPAIASILYDPHSLSLALMHSDSSFSLYPRLSPLSLPSSSSLPPPQTLVPPPSSSSAFLLLRRDADDSSSRVVFLVSGPHRGGSQILLRFFVLQSSGNKFARARVVCKQKGLSFDPSSGVVFDNRHGVSIKISGSTNFFAMYSISSGKIWVFAVKALRDGVTGGGGHDGGALELMRCAVIECCKPVWSISFSFGLIVLGEENGVRVFNLMAIVKGGSKRVRNLNPNGKLGNRQLPNGVTGSGIAGNFENARNVSFEGKNDKHPASVKQSTVKLKQEASNGSSCFVTLKSDDDVASTSISTAVMSLKALYIQPLSPRSFIVLDSVGDLHLVCLPKSKTPTASDVNFHLKHMPHVMKVQHLTAFPDITMSTGTIWVDDGSNTVHMMVGFDMEAANDANNGNQSHERLTQISVVQAIFTSEKIQSIISLASNAILILGQGSLYAYAIS from the exons ATGGTTGTTGTTCAAGCCTCCAAGCTAACCATccccaacctctctctctccccctctccggCCATCGCCTCCATCCTCTATgacccccactctctctctctcgccctcatGCACTCCGActcgtccttctctctctaccctcgtctctcccctctctctctcccctcctcctcctccctccccccTCCGCAGACCCTCGTCCcccctccttcttcctcctccgccttcctcctcctccggcgGGATGCGGACGATTCGAGCTCGCGGGTCGTTTTCCTCGTCTCCGGCCCGCACAGGGGCGGGTCCCAGATTCTGCTCCGCTTCTTTGTCCTCCAGAGCAGCGGCAACAAGTTCGCTAGGGCCCGAGTCGTTTGCAAGCAGAAAGGCCTCAGCTTTGACCCCAGCTCCGGCGTCGTGTTCGATAATCGTCATGGGGTTTCAATTAAGATTTCTGGGTCGACCAATTTCTTCGCCATGTACTCGATTTCGAGCGGCAAGATATGGGTTTTCGCGGTCAAGGCCCTGAGAGATGGGGTTACTGGTGGTGGGGGTCATGATGGGGGGGCTTTGGAGTTGATGAGGTGTGCGGTGATCGAGTGTTGCAAGCCGGTTTGGTCGATTAGTTTTTCTTTCGGGTTGATTGTTTTGGGGGAGGAGAATGGGGTTCGGGTTTTCAATTTGATGGCTATTGTTAAGGGAGGAAGCAAGAGAGTCAGGAATTTGAATCCGAATGGGAAGCTCGGTAATCGGCAGTTGCCTAATGGAGTGACTGGAAGTGGGATTGCAGGAAACTTCGAGAATGCTCGCAATGTTAGTTTTGAAGGGAAGAATGATAAGCACCCTGCATCTG TGAAACAGTCAACGGTCAAGTTAAAGCAAGAGGCCAGCAATGGGAGTTCTTGTTTTGTGACATTGAAGAGCGACGATGATGTAGCCTCAACTTCTATATCCACAGCAGTGATGTCACTTAAAGCACTTTATATCCAACCTTTGTCCCCAAGATCCTTCATTGTTTTGGATTCAGTTGGAGATTTACACCTTGTATGCCTGCCGAAGTCCAAGACACCCACTGCTTCTGATGTTAATTTCCATTTGAAGCATATGCCtcatgtcatgaaagtgcaacaCTTGACTGCTTTTCCTGATATTACAATGA GTACAGGAACTATTTGGGTAGACGATGGTTCTAATACTGTGCACATGATGGTTGGATTTGACATGGAGGCTGCTAACGATGCTAACAATGGAAATCAGAGTCATGAAAGGCTGACGCAGATTTCAG
- the LOC115745344 gene encoding uncharacterized protein LOC115745344 isoform X3, whose product MVVVQASKLTIPNLSLSPSPAIASILYDPHSLSLALMHSDSSFSLYPRLSPLSLPSSSSLPPPQTLVPPPSSSSAFLLLRRDADDSSSRVVFLVSGPHRGGSQILLRFFVLQSSGNKFARARVVCKQKGLSFDPSSGVVFDNRHGVSIKISGSTNFFAMYSISSGKIWVFAVKALRDGVTGGGGHDGGALELMRCAVIECCKPVWSISFSFGLIVLGEENGVRVFNLMAIVKGGSKRVRNLNPNGKLGNRQLPNGVTGSGIAGNFENARNVSFEGKNDKHPASVKQSTVKLKQEASNGSSCFVTLKSDDDVASTSISTAVMSLKALYIQPLSPRSFIVLDSVGDLHLVCLPKSKTPTASDVNFHLKHMPHVMKVQHLTAFPDITMSKELFG is encoded by the exons ATGGTTGTTGTTCAAGCCTCCAAGCTAACCATccccaacctctctctctccccctctccggCCATCGCCTCCATCCTCTATgacccccactctctctctctcgccctcatGCACTCCGActcgtccttctctctctaccctcgtctctcccctctctctctcccctcctcctcctccctccccccTCCGCAGACCCTCGTCCcccctccttcttcctcctccgccttcctcctcctccggcgGGATGCGGACGATTCGAGCTCGCGGGTCGTTTTCCTCGTCTCCGGCCCGCACAGGGGCGGGTCCCAGATTCTGCTCCGCTTCTTTGTCCTCCAGAGCAGCGGCAACAAGTTCGCTAGGGCCCGAGTCGTTTGCAAGCAGAAAGGCCTCAGCTTTGACCCCAGCTCCGGCGTCGTGTTCGATAATCGTCATGGGGTTTCAATTAAGATTTCTGGGTCGACCAATTTCTTCGCCATGTACTCGATTTCGAGCGGCAAGATATGGGTTTTCGCGGTCAAGGCCCTGAGAGATGGGGTTACTGGTGGTGGGGGTCATGATGGGGGGGCTTTGGAGTTGATGAGGTGTGCGGTGATCGAGTGTTGCAAGCCGGTTTGGTCGATTAGTTTTTCTTTCGGGTTGATTGTTTTGGGGGAGGAGAATGGGGTTCGGGTTTTCAATTTGATGGCTATTGTTAAGGGAGGAAGCAAGAGAGTCAGGAATTTGAATCCGAATGGGAAGCTCGGTAATCGGCAGTTGCCTAATGGAGTGACTGGAAGTGGGATTGCAGGAAACTTCGAGAATGCTCGCAATGTTAGTTTTGAAGGGAAGAATGATAAGCACCCTGCATCTG TGAAACAGTCAACGGTCAAGTTAAAGCAAGAGGCCAGCAATGGGAGTTCTTGTTTTGTGACATTGAAGAGCGACGATGATGTAGCCTCAACTTCTATATCCACAGCAGTGATGTCACTTAAAGCACTTTATATCCAACCTTTGTCCCCAAGATCCTTCATTGTTTTGGATTCAGTTGGAGATTTACACCTTGTATGCCTGCCGAAGTCCAAGACACCCACTGCTTCTGATGTTAATTTCCATTTGAAGCATATGCCtcatgtcatgaaagtgcaacaCTTGACTGCTTTTCCTGATATTACAATGAGTAag GAACTATTTGGGTAG
- the LOC115745344 gene encoding uncharacterized protein LOC115745344 isoform X2, whose amino-acid sequence MVVVQASKLTIPNLSLSPSPAIASILYDPHSLSLALMHSDSSFSLYPRLSPLSLPSSSSLPPPQTLVPPPSSSSAFLLLRRDADDSSSRVVFLVSGPHRGGSQILLRFFVLQSSGNKFARARVVCKQKGLSFDPSSGVVFDNRHGVSIKISGSTNFFAMYSISSGKIWVFAVKALRDGVTGGGGHDGGALELMRCAVIECCKPVWSISFSFGLIVLGEENGVRVFNLMAIVKGGSKRVRNLNPNGKLGNRQLPNGVTGSGIAGNFENARNVSFEGKNDKHPASVKQSTVKLKQEASNGSSCFVTLKSDDDVASTSISTAVMSLKALYIQPLSPRSFIVLDSVGDLHLVCLPKSKTPTASDVNFHLKHMPHVMKVQHLTAFPDITMSKVQELFG is encoded by the exons ATGGTTGTTGTTCAAGCCTCCAAGCTAACCATccccaacctctctctctccccctctccggCCATCGCCTCCATCCTCTATgacccccactctctctctctcgccctcatGCACTCCGActcgtccttctctctctaccctcgtctctcccctctctctctcccctcctcctcctccctccccccTCCGCAGACCCTCGTCCcccctccttcttcctcctccgccttcctcctcctccggcgGGATGCGGACGATTCGAGCTCGCGGGTCGTTTTCCTCGTCTCCGGCCCGCACAGGGGCGGGTCCCAGATTCTGCTCCGCTTCTTTGTCCTCCAGAGCAGCGGCAACAAGTTCGCTAGGGCCCGAGTCGTTTGCAAGCAGAAAGGCCTCAGCTTTGACCCCAGCTCCGGCGTCGTGTTCGATAATCGTCATGGGGTTTCAATTAAGATTTCTGGGTCGACCAATTTCTTCGCCATGTACTCGATTTCGAGCGGCAAGATATGGGTTTTCGCGGTCAAGGCCCTGAGAGATGGGGTTACTGGTGGTGGGGGTCATGATGGGGGGGCTTTGGAGTTGATGAGGTGTGCGGTGATCGAGTGTTGCAAGCCGGTTTGGTCGATTAGTTTTTCTTTCGGGTTGATTGTTTTGGGGGAGGAGAATGGGGTTCGGGTTTTCAATTTGATGGCTATTGTTAAGGGAGGAAGCAAGAGAGTCAGGAATTTGAATCCGAATGGGAAGCTCGGTAATCGGCAGTTGCCTAATGGAGTGACTGGAAGTGGGATTGCAGGAAACTTCGAGAATGCTCGCAATGTTAGTTTTGAAGGGAAGAATGATAAGCACCCTGCATCTG TGAAACAGTCAACGGTCAAGTTAAAGCAAGAGGCCAGCAATGGGAGTTCTTGTTTTGTGACATTGAAGAGCGACGATGATGTAGCCTCAACTTCTATATCCACAGCAGTGATGTCACTTAAAGCACTTTATATCCAACCTTTGTCCCCAAGATCCTTCATTGTTTTGGATTCAGTTGGAGATTTACACCTTGTATGCCTGCCGAAGTCCAAGACACCCACTGCTTCTGATGTTAATTTCCATTTGAAGCATATGCCtcatgtcatgaaagtgcaacaCTTGACTGCTTTTCCTGATATTACAATGAGTAag GTACAGGAACTATTTGGGTAG